Within the Salarias fasciatus chromosome 2, fSalaFa1.1, whole genome shotgun sequence genome, the region GcagctattttactgtttctaggtggcacAAGTGTGTTTttagacttcaaactttaagggttaacagcatccacaccctgagacttttgaaaaagttttgaacatcgtcggaagagaaacttgtcctcttttatttggcactactctgacgtctctacgacaagcagtctcggagcagataatttttaaaggaggagtcattttttgccaaattttacactgaaagggaaatagtggacttcctgttgggtttaggacatttttgtcaatgagagacttttagatctcgaggagacgaacgcatccacatcgatttggtctctctgcgacattgctaatggttgctgtggctattttactgtttctaggtggcgctagagagcagatgaggttatagggttaattttttcattatatcaagtggccaccggtccggatgtccgtgccaaatttggtgagttttcgtgcatgtttagggggtcaaattagtgctcgagtgcgacagtaaaataagaaacaaacggacgaagaacaatagaggccttgccctcaggcaaggtggcctcagttgaggccacctcgccctcgggctcggtccctaataataagaaacggacgaagaacaatagagtccttgccctccgggcaaggtggcctcagttgaggccacctcgccctcgggctcggacCCTAATAATGTTTCTTTATGCTTTACTGACTGGTTTAAGTCTGATGGAAATCTGCTGAGGTGTAATGCTTGACTACACCATGATGCATTACAGTAAATATCGATCACACAGCTTATCCAGGACTCAGAAAATGATCTCTCTTTGCATGATCGTGCACAAAGTAAAAccaggatgtaaaaaaaaaaaaaaactgcagcagagaaaaaacACCAAAGTGCAATCTCAGCAGTGAATATCAGTGAAACTCACTCTCAGACCCTGATGGCGACATTTACTGTTGATGCAGTCCATCATTTTTTTCTACTGTAACTGGGtgttgtgaaaacagagaaaaaaaagatagcGGCCTGTTAATGCTTTTACTATTGTAACAAATTCCAAGTGTTTCCTCAATCAACAATCAATTCACGCATTTTGATGTTCAGGCGGGGAAATGCTGGTTTTTGCTGTAGAGAGTGCTGTAGATCCATTATTTGCGCAGCGCAATCGAGAAATCGCAAAAAAGCGTTATACAATAATACTTCACCTCTTGTATCGTATCTCCTCCTTAAACTCGTAAAAAGCTCTTCCTCTGATCTCTGCGGGTCGCGGCTCCTTCCCCGGCTCTCCTCCTTCACCAGCCGCAGAGGTCCGCCTCGGTGCCGCTGGAGAGCCGGGGCCAGCGTCGGTCTGCGTGGCCGAGTCTCTGAGCTCTTTAACGGAATCTGTTTCAGACCGCGGGGCGTCAGCGGGCTCTGCAGGCGGCGAGAGGAGCCCAGCGGTCTCTgtcggttctggttctggaggtgttTGCGAGATGAGCCCCGCGTCGGACGCGGACCAGAGGCGCTCCaccagctcagccttcagcccTCTGCTGTCCAGTCCCAGCTCTTTCAGTCTGGACCGCAGCTCTGTCACCTTCAACTTTTTAAAGTCCGCTAGCTTCATTGTTACCGTGTGAGTGTTACTCAGTTAACTTAGAGCAAAAGTTACggctttaaagaaaaaaaataagttagaaAAGAAAGAACCAACAGGATCAAAACAACAGTTCAATATGGAGCCCTGgatcctgattggctgctcacttcttcttctgtatgAACGACGGTACACCGGACACATGCTCCATTTATACTGCCACGCAGCGGTGACCCCATGTCACTACATATGGACACAGGCGCAAGAGAGAGTAAAAAGGACATAATTTTTTCTCATAATTAATTCTACCTTTTAAAATATCACCAAAACAAGAATGCAGTACAGTATTTTTATTCCGATTTTACAaaatttttgttttctattttctattgCCCATATCTACaaatttttaaatattaaatttaaaaaaattttaagCTGTAAATGATTTAAGCATCAACTCTTAATAGGTCAAACTGTCAAAAAGCTTTAACAAGTAATATAGTAAAGTGTTAAAAAGACAACGTTTTTTACAACTTCAAGGAATCTGAGTTTcaaaataatgaattcaaatatGACTAAAACTACTACTATTAGGCTACTTCTTCATAGATTGTGTATACGAATAAAAGTTATATTAGCTGGTGGATGTATTTTGGAATTTGTCGACTTTCAAAAACGAATATGCAAAAATTAAGCAAGGTTTATTATGAGTTACACAGTGGGccattgtgtgttttatctgttgTTTAACTATGTGTGTCTATACATTCGTGTGCAGTTGtgaattgaaaaaaaggaaactctATGAATGAAAAGTCAAGTATGAATGGATTTTTTATGTGGGAATAATGACAGTCTTCTTTTTTCAATGGGAAGCAtgttatttctttaaaacaagacaaatacaaaaacatgaatgtgaatgaacacaaacagacataacaGGTAAATAAAAATCAGGAGCACAGTTACTgtacaaaaacatttcatacaTCACAGTCATATTCAAGTGACAACGCCGTCTCTCCTCTACTTCACTTCAGATTTTCTGCTCAGCTGTCGGTGCGTCATCGCGGCTGCTCGGGGCAGTGGCAACAACAGAAAGCTTGTACGCCACTTTGCATCATTTGTTTTACAACTTCAGCAAAGATTGTCACTTCTCCCTCGTCACTGACCCCACAGAGCTCCACAGAAATTTCTCTCAACATTAACTCCCGAAGATCATTGACAGCTGACCTGATTATTTGAGATTTGACTGCTTCACGGTCGACAGAGAGCAGCTGCATCCACACCGACagcatcatgaaaaaaataaaaagagccCGTCACAAGAGGAGAGGTCAGCAGCGGGTTTTTCCGTTACACAACAGAACATTGAGGTCATGCTCACACAGTGAGTCTGTTTCACAAAACACGGTGGCTCAGTCACACTCTCACCACATGCTTCACTGTTAAAGCATCTCTGTGCTGCACCAGGATCTTCCTACATGTTCTTCTCCCTGATGAGGAATCCACTGTGCATAATGTCACACCTCAGCAGAAATGTAAACGAACATGCATCCTAAAATATATAATCACAACAGGCTGAtgatggagaaagaaaaacatcattGGGCTGCTTGTGGTGACAaaagaataacaaaaacaaaaaaaaaaaacaaaaaaacaaaacaaaaaaaaaccaagcaactGTACCGATAACATCCCTTTTGAACTGCACTCAGTTTAATCCCAGTTTCAGCTTTGGAGAGGCTGTTGCCTTTTTCAGGAAGCGTCACTGGAGCAGAACAGCTCCTCCCTGCTACGCTCGTTTCTTGGGCGTCTCAGTGGACAGTTTTTCTTCACAGCTTAACAAACTATTAATAAGATGAaacaaagtacaaatactttgtttttgtactgaaATAGATTATTACTGCATGTACTGCATGCATTGTAGTTTATTCTTTGACAACTTTTTCACTTTCACAAAAAATATCTGCACATTtaatgtcactttttaaaatagaATTTGTTTCTTTAGTTTATATTTAAGAGAGCTTAAAAGTTTTCAGGATCAAAAAGTGGAATCTACCTGAATGGACTGGTACGGTgatgcacagaaaacacaatccCTTTACTTATCAAACTGTGTGTAGCATGCAAGACTAACAAGATTTAACAGAGAGGGAAATCTAGAGAAAGAAATAGCTTCAGTTGACCATTAAGTTCACAAAAGGCAAGACCAGGAACTAAAAGTCTGGTATGGATAACAATATTGAAAATAAAGCAGATTAAGAGCAGCATCCTTGATCTTATTCCAGAgaaatatttatatttgttgCCTCAAAAAGTAGAAATGTCAAGCTGAGGGCTACTTTTATTTCAGATATTGTATATTTTTACCTGTagttgagggggaaaaaatattAGCAtatctatttttcattttcactttctgtctttGAGTCTAAAGATTTTGTACTGTACAAACAAGGCTCTGTTATAAACTGAGTTCACATGGCTCTTCCTCAGATAACAATCTCACGTCACAAGAGACGCTCATGTTTTCTAATTTACTACAGTCCATCCGTCATTACATAACTTCGTCTAAGCAGACAAACAGTCTGGTCAGTAAAAAGCATAAATAATTCGATGTGTTAGTCAAATGCACTTCCTGCAAGAAGACTGAACAACATTGTCTGTGCTGCGGTTTCTGAATACTTTGCGGTTCAGACGCTATCTATTCTCTGTTACACAAGAGTTGTGTCAAAGCAAAAAGCAACAttagcagggtggaggtggaaaTTTAAAAGGGTGGAGTTCAGTGTGGCAACTTGCAAACGCGAGTGGCGGGTTAGATCAGGAAGTTGAGTGTCGCTGGCGGGTGTGGAGGCGAGGGGGAGCCGCTGTCCGACGTACTGTATCCTAGCAGCATCTCCTTCTCCCGGAGCAGGCAGCGGCCGCTGATGTGCTGGCTGTGCGAGTGGTAGAGTCGCAGGAAGGCCAGGGTGGACTGAACCAGCCACAGAGCCGTCACGCACCACAGAGACGCCTGAGAGCACAGGGCCGGCAGGACGATCAACACCACACTTACGTATCAAGTACAGAGAGCCAGCTTCCAAAAGCCATTCAAATAACAATGACACATGCAAGGAGTAATaaaaatttgagaaaaatatccatttttaaacatttatttctggGACTAGTAGAAACCACTAACACAGCCACATCAGTGTGACTCACACCGAGTGTGTTTCCATGTACAAGAGATAAGATTAAACTTATCTGCTCCAGCTCACAAGCATTCTGATTCAGGATTACATCAGACAGGGTGTTTACATGGAGCGGGAGTCGTTTTAAGAATACCAACCGAACTGTGACACCTGAATACAGCTGAGCAAATGTCTTTGACTCGCGAAAAGTCTGATCATTCAGTATTGTTGAGGCTTATTCATAAACTGCCTACTAAGTCAGGTGTCAGTATTCACTTTACTTGCTTTGCGTTTCAAGTACGATACCAAAAGATTTAAATTAGCTGTCATGTTGCATATCAGTGTGCGTGTTTTCTCGAGCACCCCTACCTGCGCCAAACTGAGGTCTGTGTAGAAAGATGAAGTGTCCACGTCCAGGTTGAGTGCAACAGACTGAGACTCTATACAgctgaacacagacagacacgaCAGGGTTAGAAAAGATGAcgacacacagaaacaaccaGCTGTCTTATGAAGAAACACATAAAgagataaatgaataaaaaccctgagtcatttatcaatacaaaaacaagagGGTGGATCGATACATTTGTGATATATGATCATTCAAACCATGAGAGGAGAGAAATTACTTGATGATTCACATCAAGTGACAGTAAGTCAGTGACAATACAAATATGTTTTCTTCTCATGGTCAAGGTGCAAATCTATAACATAACTACGTGGGAGATCGGGGGACAAAAAAGTCTCCAGTAATACTTCATCATGCAGTTCATCTTCACTCAGATACCTGTAAGGCCGAGCGTTATTGTCGGTCACGATGTCGCACCAGGAGCTGAGTCCCAGAGACAAGATGACGCTGGAGcctccagagaggaagagcacacacacactgagcaggacTGTGAGGAAGGATGAAAACAGGGTgctgtgcagaaacacacacacacacacaaaaaaaacaccatcaaaTGCTTTTCATACCACTAAAACAGTGTGCAGGCCATGAAGGAATCTTAACCCCTTCACTAGATCCTTAAATAGCAGTAACCATGCCAAACTTCCCTCAGTAGCTGCTTTTTAATAATGCAACAATAACTTTATCACTAAAAGATTATGGATCTGGAAAATCAAAGGAAACGGTGTTATAAGACAATAGATGAGGCTTTAACATTATGCATGGTAGGAATAAACTTAGCAAATAATCATTCAACAATCCTTTGAAGCTACAACAtaaaattcacacaaacacgacttttattttttagcaGGAATAAGCTTACAAAGGTATATTCAAAAAGTAGTACATTGTGATGGCACATGAATACTGGATATGCCCATTACTGCAACTTGAAGATCATAACATATAAAAACTAGGGTGATAAATAATATcgcttcaaaactgaaaaaaaaaaaatctgtttgacataaaaaaattgcaaatgtttttaaagttaGTATGACTGTACTTGTCATGTCCAGTACATTCCTCGATCTGTGTAAATATACATGTGCACGCTGCAGATGCATGGTGGGTGTGGAAACTACTAGAAGTGTGGAGGCAGCTCAGACAGctcagcctcctgctgcagtgacagGAGGAAATGTAGGTCAGCATCACACTGCGTGATCTACAGCcgcagcaaaaaataaataaataaataaaaataataatattaataataataatataataataatgctcACTCATCGTGCCGTCCGTGCAGATAGAAGAGGCACCTCCAGCCCTGAGCAGCTCCGTACAGCACCGTGAAAATGCCCACAAACGTGGCGAACTGGCACGCCGCCGGCGGGCCCCACTGCTGCACCACCAGCCGGTCCTCCTGGCCTGGCAGCCCGCTCAGCTCGGCCcgctcctccgtcctccagtaGCCGGTGGAGAAGAGCGCGCAGCGGCCTTTGAAGGCAGAGCCGTTGAGAGCCATCGGCACGACCACCAGCAAGCCCGCCGCCATGGAGAGGGCGTGAGCCGCGCAGtgagccagcagcagccgccggtCCAGCTCCATGACAAAACCGAAGTTTGAGGGTCCCACACCGAGCAGAGATGAACAGCGCCTCAGCACATCCCCGTGGGTTTCGCACGACAACGCCCCCGGTGCACGCGCGGGGTGGAGACGGTCTGCGGGGTGGGTTTGGGTCAGACGCTCACGAACCGCACGTACGACCgaagggggaggggccagagggggcggagcagggggggcgaggggggcgggaggaggagccagTCCGCACTGTCTGAATGGAGCGCTCgcctctctctgctgccccctgctgggctctCTCCTAACCTCCACTCTCACTGAAATAGATCAATTCCCAGCagacaaaaactttaaaaacaccagaaaaataATTCTTTCCCACGcaacaaatcaacacaaaaagTATACATAAAACTCACGCCTGTCCCAAGTCCCAGTCTCGTCAATTctgtatttattatatttagAACATCACATTGTCACACTCAGTACTAGTACAAACTGAAGAACAATAATCCAGTAGCCTATAGGGAATGTTTTTCTGAAACTAAGACAGGTGTCGACAAAGCAGGTTCAGTTGAGCAAAAACAagttatatacatatacatacacatgtACAGGCATAgaagctgaaaaaagaaagtagGGAGTTACTATCACTTACAATATTGGTTTCCACCTTGTATGAATTGCTTTTTATCATGTCAGTTGTAGTCGTTTTTTTCTATTGCATTATTTTTAGATGTTTATCTCACCattatctatttatctatctatctcgaTACTTATTGACTTGTTTATACTGAGACTCCCACTTTCGTTTACCCTGTTTTCCTTCTGAATTGCTGTGCATTTCAGATCTCTTTAAACTTCAGATGTGTGGTATTTGAGCtttgcatttaaattaaaatagaGTACACTGAAATATTAATAGGAAAAGCTAATGTCTAAAATACAATTTTTTCCCTTCTATCAATAGCATTTAAAAGGGTTGTAAATCTGACTTTGGGGATGAATCATATGGCAGTTATCAACTTTAACCAGATACTAAATTAATTTCCCATCCAAAGTTGCAGCTTGTGTAAATGTTGAGCAGCAAGTGACTTTTGGAGAGCCACTATTGACAGTGGCTTATGAACAAAAAAGGTAGTGTTGAGCCCTGCTGACTCCATCAGAGAGACGACAGACAGTACACAGAAAGTAAACAAAGGAGCTGATCCCTGCTGATCCTTCCTGAGCAGAGGCAGAGTACACCCAGGAGCAGAAGACTGACTCTTTAAAGTTGATCACAACACAGTTTTTGCAGACTCACTGCCAAATGAAATGCTTCTGAACCTCCAAAACACATGCAATCTTCATTATGACAATAACCCAGTccaatttttttcatataagtTGTATTCACAACTTTCTTGTTTGCTAACTTCTGTATGTGATAACTGCCATTCAAatagaaaagaatagaaaagaacagaaaagaaaagaaataattcaTTACTCCCAGAGAGAAATGAATCAAAGAAAAAGCAATGAGTCTCTTCAATAAATTACACTAATTACACTTTCTTGTGAAACCTTCCTTTGCCCGGATTTATCTATGGTTAGTGAGGTGTGTTTGGAAACTCAACACTTATCACCCAATGAGAGGTGGCAGTCATGTTCCATGGGAAGTGGAACATATCTTAGTTGACAAACTATCAAATTgttattatattttaatgaaacatttgcCTCCTTGAAGTTTGAGATCATCTTTTTGAAAGATAGTTTAGTGTAACACCCCAGTTCAGACAAAATAAgcatggatgttttttttaacgatATATTTCTACATATTCTTGGAAAGGCTGTGGGAAACCACAATGATGGTGTCAAATAGCAAAAATAACCTACATAAATGTTCACACGAGGAAAGTTTAGTTAACAATAACCATTTAGTCAGTTCATGGGGCGAACCTTTACACATGCAGGACGTATATATATAATACACACAACCATGACATCATTCATTGTGCCCTTTATACTGACCCCTTGATGAAGTAATAATGGTAGTGAATGGATATGGTTCATGGAAAATGATAATTATCCAGATTGATGTCTAGACCTTCCAATTTATCATCAGATACCCTCCTAAAAAATGTAGCAAACATGAATTATTAGTCTCATAAAGTTGCCATGTAATGCAGAATGATACCAAAACATACACAATTCAAATCAGTCGTTTTAAATTTGTCTCAGAATAACTTGGAACTAAAAAGAGTTAATTATGTGAGGCGTGTTGGCTGACTTTACCTCTCGGGCCCCCTGCccttcaagaaaaaacaaaacaaaacaaaatcagattTGAGCTAGTGGCATGATGATCCTGAGGCACTCCAGACAGTGATGGGATAAAagcaagagaagaagaggaaattTACAGTATGGCATCGTTatctattttctgttttcacacgCAAACGCATgagagcgcgcacacacacaggcgacGTCACGTTTGAGCGTCACCTTGCCGTTGCCATGGTACCTGGCCTGGGACGGTCCACCGTGACGTGCTGCTCTCTGTGATCGAGCGcggtggctgctgggaggagaggTCAAGAATCCCCGCTAATCAAGCGGCGCAGTGAGCTAACAAATAACGTCTCCATGCTTCTATCAGCAGCTACACGGacatttttaaccatttcactGGAAATCGTGCGCTGTTGCTTTGATTGCTGAGAGGACTGCAGGAACCCATCGCGTGATTTCCTGACTTCTGGCTGGCTAACGGTGTGTGGCTAACAGCCGCACTGTTATTGTTTTCCATTCTTCCCTCGGACTCCCTCACGTTACTCTTCGGGCTTCAGGAGGACCGCACGGCCTGAGTGATGAGTTTCTGTCCGTCCGGGGGGGAAGATGGTTGGGAAACGCTGCAGAAGCAGTCGCCACCGACTCCCGGTCGTcctgctcctggtgctgctctTCGGCGTTGTTACGATCCAGTACGTGTGCCCGACCAATTCCAAGTGTCACGCGCGGCTCCAGGTGGGATCGTGGTTTAACCTGGCCAGTCTCACATCTGGTTCCGCACGAGGCGAGAGCAACGACGGGTCCCCTAAAGATCCGTACATCGCGGAAGACGGCGCTCTGGCCCGCTTTGTGCCCCGCTACAACTTCTCCAAGGAAGACTTGAATCGCGTCGTGGATTTCAACATCAAGGGAGACGATGTGATTGTCTTCCTGCACATCCAGAAGACTGGCGGCACCACGTTTGGCCGACACCTCGTGCGAAACATGCACCTGGAGAGACCCTGCGAGTGTCACGCGGGCCAGAAAAGGTGTACCTGTTTCCGACCAGGTAAAACGGAAACCTGGCTGTTTTCTCGCCTGTCCACCGGCTGGAGCTGCGGGCTTCATGCGGACTGGACGGAGCTGACCAGCTGTGTTCCATCACGCATGGACTCCAGAGAAGCCCCCAGTAACCTGCCCAGGTAGCTGTCTTTTTTCCCCAGTATTTCTGCTTTGAAACACGTCGTTTTACCCAGTgtattgtttttctctgctATTTTGCTCACCGTTTTATGTTTAACTCATTTGGACAAATATAGTGATTTACAGTTATACAGAAATCAGCCTCATGAAAAGGGATCTAGAACTAAAcaggaatgttttaaaatgaaatctttAGTGTTCTGCGCTAtctaatttaagaaaaaaatactatAGCATTGTGATGATTGTTTCAAAGTGATGAAACAGATCCATCTTCACAAGCCAAATACATATACCTGTTTTGCAAGAGCAAAGCAACACAAAATAGGAATTAGTGGTGAACCAATGTAATTCTCTCATTGCACAAGCAGA harbors:
- the LOC115402759 gene encoding transmembrane protein 179, with amino-acid sequence MELDRRLLLAHCAAHALSMAAGLLVVVPMALNGSAFKGRCALFSTGYWRTEERAELSGLPGQEDRLVVQQWGPPAACQFATFVGIFTVLYGAAQGWRCLFYLHGRHDDTLFSSFLTVLLSVCVLFLSGGSSVILSLGLSSWCDIVTDNNARPYSCIESQSVALNLDVDTSSFYTDLSLAQASLWCVTALWLVQSTLAFLRLYHSHSQHISGRCLLREKEMLLGYSTSDSGSPSPPHPPATLNFLI